In Drechmeria coniospora strain ARSEF 6962 chromosome 03, whole genome shotgun sequence, the DNA window AGAGAGAGGCTCTTTTCTACGGCAGCAAATGAATCGCTGATTGTTCGTATGCCCTGGATTCTCTTCCCCTCCCatccctctccctcctcgcgCTCCCTGGCCTCCGCACCAGTTGCCGTTATTGCTCCTTTCTCCTCGGTTGCTGACCGAATTCTCGTGTAAGAAACAGATTGAGAGCAACCAACACCCGCACACGTGTCCTGGTATCAAATTCAAAGGAAGGGGGTTCAAAATCGCCACAAGGTCTCACACATCTCGAGCGCTCGGCCCAAGACAACCATGTCCTTCTTCCGCATCACGCTCCACCGTTCGGCCATCGGTCTTCCCGAGCGCACCCGCGGTGTCCTTGCCGCCTTGGGCCTGCGCCGCCGTATGCAGACCGTCTTCTATCCCGTTGAGCCCCAGATAGCCGGAATGATCCTGAAAGTCAAGGAGCTTGTCCGCGTGCACGAGGTCCAGCGCCGCCTGACGAAACACGAGGTGAAGGCCGAGCGGACGCCGGAAAGTGGCTTTTACGTCGAGAAGACGGTGCCGAGGATGTCTGGACTTGGTGCACACGACCGGCCGCGGGTTTGAGTTACGAGACAGGCTGGGCTGGGCCTAGAGGGATGAAGTGCTGGCCCGTGATGGGATAAAGTAACGGACTGAAGGCGGCATGGCTGTATCATATATAACGACCAATGAATGTACCATAGCGATAAGGAGCACTCGGCTGTGGCTGCCCGCAAGCTTCTTTCTACGCATAGGCGCATGGGACAATGCCAACTTGCGACGAGGTGGAGAGGGAAAATCCCAAGGAAACGATCAATTCATTATTCGCCCTAGTTCCCAGTTGAGTGCTGTTGCCAGCGAGACACGCATTCGCATGTGGGCCATATCATGGTGCTCCTGTATTTCGTCGCAAGCATTGCTCCCAGGCGCCTCCTCTGAAGGTATGAGTGCCCGCCCCCAACGCCgcaggctggctggctggccgcGAGTCCTCCGCAGAAGGGTCGCTATCGTGTATGGTATCTAGAAGCTTCTCGCCTTGTCGATGTATTCCTGGGATGGCGTCTCGTACTGGCTGACAAAGTACACCTCACAATTTCGGGAAAGCCAAACGGTGAACTTTCCAATTTCTTCTCGAAGGCGAGAAACCGACTGTTGGTCCATGTTGGTTTGTGCAAGGAGATCGGGCAATGAAACTGGAGACTCATCAGCGGTCCGGCCATGGAAAATGAGATTCGTCGATGGGACGATACCGATTAAGCGTGCCAAGTGCTCGGCTCCATAGACATCACAGACGCTCTTGTACTTGGCGTTGTCGTCGTTGTTTACGTCCCAAAGCTTTCGAATGTCCATGTACTGATGCCGTTCAAAACTGTGGCAAACAGTCAGCGAGGGTTGACCTTGTCCACCCACCCAACCGGTTCCGCATACCGATAAAGTAGAATTCTGCTCAGCGCCTTTTCGAAGTACTCTCGAAGGCCCGCAACGACTTCCTCTAGGATGTCCATGCTGGCCGAGCCTTCGTCTCGGTTGGGACGCTCATGAGTCAAGAAATCTTCCAAAATGCGATTCACCGATTTGGGGTGTGGTAGAGGAACGAGCTGATTGTTCTTGGTGATGTTTTCCCAGTCATCCACCAACATGGCCTGAACGTGGTCAGGAACCGGGATGTTGATCATAGGTTTGCTGTGGAAGGCGTCCTCCTACGGCATCTGTCAGCCATGCGCGAAACGGGGATGGCGGGCAACAACGGCAAAGGCAAAGAAAAGGTCTCGAGCAAATCAAAAAGTCAGTGAGCTGCGTTCACGGCCGAGGACCGTCCATACTCTCCATGCCGGCCC includes these proteins:
- a CDS encoding putative ribosomal protein L30, with amino-acid sequence MSFFRITLHRSAIGLPERTRGVLAALGLRRRMQTVFYPVEPQIAGMILKVKELVRVHEVQRRLTKHEVKAERTPESGFYVEKTVPRMSGLGAHDRPRV